Genomic segment of Candidatus Eisenbacteria bacterium:
CGGCTCAGCGCCCTCCTGGCCCGGGCTGACTCCCTTCGCTACACGCCGGCGACGGATCAGGCGGCCGCCGGAATCCATGAAGCCGTTCGAGAGGTCCTCGAGTGTGCCGCGCGCCTGGGCCGGAGGGACCGTGGCTGAGCGCGGAAGAGGCCGACCTGCGGGTGGCGGACGCCGGCTTCGGCCGCTCTTGGCGGCGACCCTTCTCCTGGCTCTCTCTGGATGGACCGGGAGCGGTGCCGCCTCGCGCGGCGAGGCGGACCGCCTCTTCCGCGAAGCGGCGAAGCAGTACGAGGAGCAGCGATTCGCGCAGTCGCTCGAGACCTATCGCGGCGTGCTGGCCGCGGGCTACGCTTCCCCTGAACTCCTCCTGAATCTCGGCAACGCCTCATACAGGGCCGGCGAGCCCGGATGGGCAGTCTACTACTATGAGCTGGCCAGACGCCGCTCCCCCTCGGATCCTGACATAGCGAGCAACATCCGCTTGGCGCAGAGGGCCGCCCTGGGCGCGGAACCGGTCATGGAGGGCTCGGCCTTGCTGGACTTGCTGGGCCGCGCGCAGAACCGTTTGACGGCGCGTCAGACGGTCTGGGTCGGCGCGGGGCTCCTCTGGATCGCGATGACCCTCCTCGCCGTCTCATGGCACTGGACGCCGGTGGGGCGCCGGCGGCTCCTGCCGGCGGCCGCGCTGATCGCGGCGTCGCTCGGAGCGCTTCTCCTGGCCACGAAGATCGCGCAAGTGTCCTTCGCTCCCGACGCCCTTGTGGTTGAGGCGGCCTCCGCGCGCGCGGAGCCGTCGGATGACGCCACCGTCGAGTTCCGCCTTCCCGCCGGAAGCCCCGTGCAGCTCGCCCGGCGGGCGCCCGGATGGCAGGAGGTTGTTCTGTCGAAGAGCCTGCGCGGCTGGGTTCGCTACGAGGAAGTCGCCGACTTCGCCCGCCCGCGTTGATCGGTCGCGGACGGCGGGCCTTGGAGGCCGGACTTGCCGGGGAGCGCGGCGTCTGGTAGGTTGTCGTGAGACTTGATGGGATGCGCGCGAGGGTGCCTCGAAACCCCTCCATACCGGTAGAGGTGTGATGGCCGAACCGTCCAGGATTCTCAACTACGTCGATGAGCGTTTCTTCGTCCGCGATCTCCGGGCGAAGTCCAAGGATGGCGTCCTCAAGGAGCTTGCCGAGTATCTTTCCCAGGACAAGGATGTGCGGGACGCGACCCTCGTGCTCGAGATGCTCCGCAAGCGCGAGAGCCTCGGATCGACGGCGATCGGCAGCGGCGTGGCGATTCCGCACGGGCGGACCCTCGCGATCGCGAGTATCAAGGTCCTCTTCGCCAGGCACCAGAAGGGGATCGATTTCGAGTCGCCCGACGGGGCTCCCGTTCACCTCTTCTTCGCAATCGTTGCCCCCCCGCAGGACCGCAACAACGAGTACCTCCCGCTCCTGGGGACGATCGCCGAGCTCGTCAAGGAGAAGAAGGTGCGCGGGATGCTGATGAAGGCGGCGACGTTCGCCGATCTGCGCCAGATCCTCGAGGGATGGGGCGATGAGTGACGGCAGGACTCTCGAGCGGTTGCAGAAGCTCTCCCACCTGCAGGACATCGAGCTGATGATCAGGGAAGCCGAGGACACCAAGACCAAGCAGCGCGAAGAGGAGATGGGCTTCACCCTGCAGGGGCTCGAGAAGCTGCGCGCCGCGAGGGAGAAGTGGCGCAACCAGGTCGATCCGAAGGACCTGCGCGTCTTCGACAGGATCGCGAAGCGGCATCCCCGCGCCATCGTTCCGGTCGAGGATCGCATCTGCCTCGGCTGCTACATGGCCCTTCCGACTTCGATAAACCCCGCGACGGCCGACCCGGATCGATTGATGACGTGCGAGAACTGCGGCCGGATA
This window contains:
- a CDS encoding PTS sugar transporter subunit IIA, producing MAEPSRILNYVDERFFVRDLRAKSKDGVLKELAEYLSQDKDVRDATLVLEMLRKRESLGSTAIGSGVAIPHGRTLAIASIKVLFARHQKGIDFESPDGAPVHLFFAIVAPPQDRNNEYLPLLGTIAELVKEKKVRGMLMKAATFADLRQILEGWGDE
- a CDS encoding SH3 domain-containing protein, whose translation is MKPFERSSSVPRAWAGGTVAERGRGRPAGGGRRLRPLLAATLLLALSGWTGSGAASRGEADRLFREAAKQYEEQRFAQSLETYRGVLAAGYASPELLLNLGNASYRAGEPGWAVYYYELARRRSPSDPDIASNIRLAQRAALGAEPVMEGSALLDLLGRAQNRLTARQTVWVGAGLLWIAMTLLAVSWHWTPVGRRRLLPAAALIAASLGALLLATKIAQVSFAPDALVVEAASARAEPSDDATVEFRLPAGSPVQLARRAPGWQEVVLSKSLRGWVRYEEVADFARPR